A window of the Flavobacterium sangjuense genome harbors these coding sequences:
- the bshB1 gene encoding bacillithiol biosynthesis deacetylase BshB1 — translation MKLDILAFGAHPDDVELGCSGTIAKEISLGKKVGIIDLTRGELGTRGSVEIRDSESALAADILGIAVRENLNMRDGFFVNDEAHQLQIIKMIRKYQPEIVLCNAIHDRHIDHGKGSKLVSDACFLSGLRRIETTLDGKKQEAWRPKVIYHYIQWENLKPDFVVDITGFTDKKEASILAYASQFYSENSNEPVTPIATKNFLESIHYRSQDFGRLVGVEHAEGFTVERYLAVNSLSDLK, via the coding sequence ATGAAACTAGATATATTGGCATTTGGCGCGCATCCGGATGATGTGGAATTGGGTTGCAGCGGAACAATAGCCAAAGAAATTTCGTTGGGAAAAAAGGTCGGCATTATCGATTTAACCCGTGGCGAATTGGGCACACGCGGTTCGGTTGAAATTAGGGATTCCGAATCGGCGCTTGCTGCTGATATTTTAGGAATTGCTGTTCGCGAAAACCTGAATATGCGTGATGGTTTTTTTGTAAACGATGAAGCGCATCAACTTCAAATCATAAAAATGATTCGGAAATATCAGCCGGAAATTGTGCTTTGCAACGCTATTCACGACCGACATATAGATCATGGTAAAGGAAGTAAACTTGTTTCGGATGCCTGTTTTCTTTCGGGTTTGCGACGAATTGAAACAACTCTTGATGGAAAAAAACAGGAAGCCTGGCGGCCAAAAGTGATCTATCACTATATTCAATGGGAAAACTTAAAACCTGATTTTGTGGTTGATATTACTGGATTTACAGATAAAAAGGAAGCTTCGATTTTGGCGTATGCCTCACAGTTTTATTCTGAAAATTCGAATGAACCTGTAACGCCAATTGCCACTAAAAACTTCCTGGAAAGCATCCATTATCGCTCGCAGGATTTTGGACGATTAGTGGGCGTAGAACACGCTGAAGGTTTCACGGTTGAAAGATATTTGGCTGTCAATAGCTTAAGCGATTTAAAGTAA
- a CDS encoding porin family protein translates to MKTMKNVILVIAMITLTATKSLAQSEPETTTTDNREKLFLGIKAGANLSNVYDSEGDDFVADSKAGFAIGGFVSIPIGRYFGIQPEILFSQKGFKSTGTFLGSSYEMTRTTNFIDVPILASFKPIENLSILFGPQFSYLSKQTDDFEGGTISTTEEQAFSNANIRKNIFGLTGGVDLNFNHLVVGLRAGWDVKNNNGDGTSDTPRYKNMWYQATLGYRF, encoded by the coding sequence ATGAAAACTATGAAAAATGTAATTCTAGTAATCGCAATGATTACGTTAACAGCAACAAAGAGTTTGGCTCAAAGTGAGCCGGAAACGACGACGACAGATAATCGCGAAAAGTTATTTTTAGGGATTAAAGCCGGAGCTAATTTATCTAATGTATATGACTCTGAGGGAGACGATTTTGTAGCCGATTCAAAAGCAGGATTCGCAATAGGAGGTTTTGTTTCTATTCCAATTGGTAGGTATTTTGGAATTCAGCCTGAAATTTTATTTTCGCAAAAAGGATTTAAATCAACCGGGACATTTTTGGGCAGTAGCTATGAAATGACTAGAACAACCAACTTTATTGATGTGCCAATTTTGGCTTCTTTTAAACCAATTGAAAATCTTTCTATTTTATTTGGTCCCCAGTTTTCGTATTTGTCAAAGCAAACCGATGATTTTGAAGGAGGAACGATATCAACTACAGAGGAACAGGCATTTAGCAATGCCAATATTCGTAAGAACATCTTTGGATTGACAGGTGGTGTTGATTTAAATTTTAATCATTTGGTAGTTGGTTTGAGAGCTGGTTGGGATGTAAAGAATAATAATGGAGACGGAACTTCGGATACGCCCCGCTACAAAAACATGTGGTATCAGGCTACTCTCGGTTATAGATTTTAA
- a CDS encoding PaaI family thioesterase has protein sequence MSFDKDKILQLCNDWSKNTLMETLEIEYIDAGEDFLTAKMPVNSRVHQPMGLLHGGATVALAESVGSAASMLFINPEKQEARGIEISANHLKSKREGTVFCTAKIIHQGRSIHLWEIKITDEEGKLISLCKLSNMILSRR, from the coding sequence ATGTCATTCGATAAAGATAAAATCCTCCAGCTTTGTAACGATTGGTCCAAAAACACTTTGATGGAAACTTTAGAAATAGAGTATATCGATGCCGGAGAAGATTTCTTAACCGCAAAAATGCCTGTCAATTCCAGAGTGCACCAACCAATGGGATTGCTTCATGGTGGCGCAACAGTGGCTTTAGCAGAAAGTGTTGGAAGCGCTGCTTCGATGCTGTTTATCAATCCTGAAAAACAAGAAGCCCGCGGCATTGAAATTTCAGCAAATCATTTAAAAAGTAAACGGGAAGGAACTGTTTTTTGTACGGCAAAAATTATTCATCAGGGAAGAAGCATTCATCTCTGGGAAATAAAAATAACCGATGAAGAAGGGAAATTGATTTCGCTTTGCAAACTGTCTAACATGATTTTATCACGAAGATAA
- the purL gene encoding phosphoribosylformylglycinamidine synthase: MIHFFGNESNTVFAVQSQNELSAETISKLNWLFANAHKIEKSVLTDFFIGPRAAMITPWSTNAVEITQNMGIEGIIRIEEFQKVSDDFTDFDPMLSQKYSELNQDIFTINVKPEPILEIDDIGAYNKQEGLALSDEEVQYLENLSGKLKRKLTDSEVFGFSQANSEHCRHKIFNGTFVIDGQEKETSLFKLIKKTSAENPNDIVSAYKDNVAFVKGPRVTQFAPKSADKPDFYETKEFDSVISLKAETHNFPTTVEPFNGAATGSGGEIRDRLAGGQGSLPLAGTAVYMTAYSRLKADRSYETNGMPERKWLYQTPMDILIKASNGASDFGNKFGQPLITGSVLTFEHQEESEFEDEPNTNRKLGYDKVIMQAGGIGYGKLDQSIKKKPTAGDKIVILGGENYRIGMGGAAVSSADTGAFGSGIELNAIQRSNPEMQKRAANAIRGLVESDTNPIVSIHDHGAGGHLNCLSELVEETGGLIDLDKLPVGDPTLSAKEIIGNESQERMGLVIGQKDIDTLQRIADRERSPMYQVGDVTDNKRFTFESKTKGDKPMDFALEDMFGSSPKTIMADKTIKRNYADLDYSSNYIQDYLRDVLKLEAVACKDWLTNKVDRCVGGRVAKQQCTGPLQLPLNNVGVMALDFNGKEGIATSIGHAPISALIDPKAGSRNAIAEALSNIVFAPLKENLKSVSLSANWMWACKNEGEDARLYEAVEACSDFAIELGINIPTGKDSLSMKQKYPNDEVIAPGTVIISAAGNCSNITKVVEPVLQRNGGSIYYINLSQDDFKLGGSSFAQTQNKIGSETPTIKDAAFFKKAFNTIQDLMKDRQILAGHDIGSGGLITTLLEMCFADVNLGAKISFDSFPENDLVKILFAENIGWVLQAKDDALFESALSGLEYFKLGTVVESATLEVTHNSELTVFSIPSLRDDWFETSYLLDQKQSKNGKALERFENFAHQPLHYQFPAHFTGKKPEIDSSKPRPKAAIIREKGSNSEREMANAMYLAGFDVKDVHMTDLISGRENLEDIQFIGAVGGFSNSDVLGSAKGWAGAFKYNEKANNTLKNFFKREDTLSVGICNGCQLFMELELINPEHKVHGKMQHNESQKHESIFTSVKVQENNSVMLKTLAGTTLGVWVSHGEGKFNLPETENQYSIVAKYAYEGYPANPNGSDYNTAMMCDTTGRHLVMMPHIERSTFPWNWAYYPSDKKDEVSPWIEAFVNARLWLENNR; the protein is encoded by the coding sequence ATGATTCATTTCTTCGGAAACGAAAGTAACACTGTTTTTGCCGTACAATCGCAAAACGAACTTTCGGCAGAAACTATCTCAAAACTTAATTGGTTATTCGCTAACGCACATAAAATAGAAAAATCCGTCCTGACGGATTTTTTTATTGGTCCACGTGCCGCTATGATTACACCTTGGAGCACCAATGCAGTAGAAATTACGCAAAACATGGGAATCGAAGGTATCATCAGAATTGAAGAATTCCAAAAAGTTTCGGATGATTTTACCGATTTTGATCCAATGCTTTCGCAAAAGTATAGCGAGTTGAATCAGGATATTTTTACTATCAATGTCAAACCCGAACCAATTCTTGAAATTGATGATATTGGAGCTTACAACAAACAGGAAGGTTTGGCTTTAAGTGATGAAGAAGTGCAATACTTGGAAAATCTTTCCGGAAAATTAAAAAGAAAATTAACTGATTCGGAAGTGTTTGGTTTCTCTCAAGCCAACTCAGAGCACTGCCGCCACAAAATTTTCAATGGAACTTTTGTGATTGACGGACAGGAAAAGGAAACTTCTCTTTTCAAATTAATTAAAAAAACATCAGCCGAAAATCCAAATGATATTGTTTCGGCTTATAAAGATAATGTGGCTTTTGTCAAAGGTCCAAGGGTTACCCAATTTGCACCAAAAAGTGCCGACAAACCTGATTTTTACGAAACCAAAGAATTTGATTCGGTTATTTCGCTAAAAGCGGAAACACATAACTTCCCAACAACCGTAGAGCCTTTTAACGGTGCCGCAACCGGTTCAGGTGGAGAAATCCGTGACCGTTTGGCTGGCGGACAAGGTTCGTTACCGTTAGCCGGAACTGCCGTTTATATGACTGCTTATTCTCGCTTGAAGGCTGACCGTTCGTATGAAACCAACGGAATGCCGGAACGAAAATGGTTGTACCAAACTCCGATGGATATTTTAATCAAAGCATCTAATGGTGCTTCTGATTTCGGAAATAAATTTGGACAACCACTAATTACCGGTTCAGTTTTAACCTTTGAACACCAGGAAGAATCCGAATTTGAGGATGAGCCAAATACAAACAGAAAGCTAGGCTACGATAAAGTGATTATGCAGGCTGGTGGCATTGGCTACGGAAAATTAGACCAATCCATCAAAAAGAAACCAACAGCCGGAGATAAAATCGTTATCCTTGGCGGAGAAAATTATAGAATCGGAATGGGCGGTGCTGCAGTTTCTTCAGCAGATACCGGTGCTTTTGGTTCCGGAATTGAGTTAAATGCCATCCAACGTTCTAATCCTGAAATGCAAAAACGTGCTGCCAATGCCATTCGCGGATTGGTAGAAAGCGATACCAATCCAATTGTTTCCATTCACGATCACGGAGCTGGTGGCCATTTGAACTGTCTTTCAGAATTGGTGGAAGAAACCGGTGGTCTGATTGATTTGGACAAATTGCCTGTAGGCGATCCAACACTTTCTGCGAAGGAAATCATTGGTAACGAATCTCAGGAAAGAATGGGATTGGTGATTGGCCAAAAAGACATCGATACTTTACAACGTATCGCCGACAGAGAACGTTCACCGATGTATCAGGTTGGTGATGTTACCGATAATAAACGCTTTACTTTTGAAAGCAAAACCAAAGGTGATAAGCCAATGGATTTCGCCTTAGAAGACATGTTTGGAAGTTCGCCGAAAACCATCATGGCAGACAAAACCATCAAAAGAAATTATGCTGATTTAGACTATAGCAGCAATTATATTCAGGACTATTTAAGAGACGTTTTGAAATTGGAAGCCGTTGCCTGTAAAGACTGGTTGACCAATAAAGTTGACCGTTGCGTAGGCGGAAGAGTTGCCAAACAACAATGCACCGGACCATTACAGCTTCCATTAAATAATGTTGGTGTAATGGCTTTGGATTTTAATGGCAAAGAAGGAATTGCGACTTCAATCGGTCATGCTCCTATTTCAGCCTTGATTGACCCGAAAGCAGGAAGCCGAAATGCGATTGCCGAAGCGTTATCTAATATAGTTTTTGCTCCATTAAAAGAGAATTTGAAAAGTGTTTCACTATCAGCCAACTGGATGTGGGCTTGTAAAAATGAAGGCGAAGATGCCCGTTTATACGAAGCAGTTGAGGCCTGTTCTGATTTTGCAATAGAATTAGGAATCAATATTCCAACCGGAAAAGATTCTTTGTCGATGAAACAAAAATATCCGAATGATGAAGTGATTGCACCGGGAACAGTGATTATTTCTGCTGCCGGGAATTGTTCAAACATCACTAAAGTAGTAGAACCTGTTTTACAAAGAAACGGCGGTTCTATTTATTATATCAATTTGTCACAGGACGATTTCAAATTGGGTGGAAGTTCATTTGCTCAAACCCAAAATAAGATTGGTTCGGAAACACCAACCATAAAAGATGCTGCTTTCTTCAAAAAAGCATTTAACACCATTCAGGATTTAATGAAAGACCGACAAATCCTTGCCGGTCATGACATCGGAAGCGGTGGTTTGATTACGACCTTATTGGAAATGTGTTTTGCGGATGTTAATTTAGGAGCAAAAATCTCGTTTGATTCATTCCCTGAAAATGATTTGGTAAAAATCCTTTTTGCAGAAAATATCGGTTGGGTTTTACAAGCCAAAGACGATGCTCTTTTTGAAAGCGCCCTAAGCGGATTAGAATATTTCAAACTGGGAACTGTTGTTGAAAGCGCCACACTTGAAGTTACCCATAATTCAGAACTTACTGTTTTCAGTATTCCGTCTTTAAGAGATGATTGGTTTGAAACCTCGTACCTACTAGACCAGAAACAAAGCAAGAATGGCAAGGCATTAGAACGTTTTGAGAATTTTGCCCATCAGCCACTACACTATCAATTCCCAGCTCATTTTACAGGAAAAAAACCTGAAATAGACAGTTCTAAACCTAGACCGAAGGCAGCTATCATCCGTGAAAAAGGAAGCAATTCCGAGCGTGAAATGGCGAATGCGATGTATTTGGCAGGTTTTGATGTGAAAGACGTTCACATGACCGATTTGATTTCGGGAAGAGAAAACTTAGAAGACATTCAGTTTATTGGAGCCGTTGGAGGTTTCTCTAATTCGGATGTTTTAGGTTCAGCTAAAGGTTGGGCAGGAGCATTTAAATACAATGAAAAAGCCAACAATACATTGAAGAACTTCTTCAAAAGAGAAGACACACTTTCAGTCGGAATTTGCAATGGATGTCAGTTATTCATGGAATTAGAATTAATAAATCCGGAGCACAAAGTCCACGGAAAAATGCAGCATAATGAAAGCCAAAAGCATGAAAGTATTTTTACATCTGTTAAAGTTCAGGAAAATAATTCGGTTATGCTGAAAACCTTAGCAGGAACAACGCTTGGTGTTTGGGTTTCACACGGAGAAGGGAAATTTAATTTGCCTGAAACAGAAAATCAATATAGTATTGTAGCGAAATATGCCTACGAAGGTTATCCTGCGAATCCAAATGGTTCTGACTATAACACCGCCATGATGTGTGATACAACAGGGCGACATTTGGTTATGATGCCACATATTGAGCGTTCGACTTTTCCTTGGAATTGGGCGTATTATCCATCGGATAAAAAAGATGAAGTTTCACCGTGGATTGAAGCGTTTGTAAATGCACGATTGTGGTTGGAAAATAACCGATAA
- a CDS encoding leucine-rich repeat domain-containing protein → MKKLLSFLIILSVCSVFAQSPQKMSYQAILRNTSDGLIINTAVGMKVSILKGSVTGTVVYEETHTTTTNINGLISIEIGAGNITSGSFAAINWGNDSYFVKTETDPTGGNNYTITGTSQLLSVPYAFYAETTKPVGKSNIYLKGDITDAEAAAQLGRELGSSTEFVNIISTTVLTTVNLDAATTLVRLTVTNNTALTTLSVNGITQCYEYINVRDNPSLTTLTFNSLTKSDRIDIWNNALQTVSFLSLRKITTGNNLGITSPNITSINLPQLTEGDIEISNTSVTTLNIPNYTNGRLTLFGGSTLSSVSLPNYTSGRVYIGGSVNLTSFSAPNYTTSTGMTISNAGLTSLSLPNLNISNSEILIDANPSLSSISFPNLQYTTGTYSSLKITNNTSLTTISLPSFLSGNLYFSGTSLSTVNLPNLHTGGIINITNSSIQTLNFPALTTAAFDFRNNPQLTSVTMPNLTSVLGMTQQFSSNHLSSASVNSILHQFTLVPGLSGMRIYLYQQNPLAPPTGQGITDKATLVGAGNYIYTD, encoded by the coding sequence ATGAAAAAACTACTATCCTTCCTAATCATTCTTTCAGTTTGTTCAGTCTTTGCTCAGTCTCCACAAAAAATGAGCTATCAGGCAATCCTCCGAAATACGAGTGATGGTTTAATTATAAATACAGCTGTTGGCATGAAAGTCAGCATCCTGAAAGGCTCTGTAACCGGAACAGTTGTTTATGAAGAAACCCATACAACAACTACGAACATCAATGGGTTAATTTCAATTGAGATTGGAGCAGGGAATATAACCTCCGGAAGTTTTGCTGCTATCAATTGGGGTAACGATTCCTACTTCGTTAAAACTGAAACCGACCCAACTGGCGGTAACAACTATACCATCACCGGAACAAGTCAGCTTTTGAGTGTGCCATATGCATTTTATGCAGAAACCACTAAGCCTGTTGGTAAGAGTAATATCTATTTGAAAGGAGATATAACCGATGCAGAAGCTGCAGCGCAGCTAGGCCGCGAATTGGGCTCAAGTACTGAGTTTGTTAACATTATTAGCACAACTGTATTAACAACAGTAAATCTGGATGCAGCAACCACCTTAGTAAGATTGACAGTTACAAACAATACTGCTTTAACAACATTGTCGGTTAACGGTATTACTCAATGTTACGAATACATTAATGTTCGTGATAATCCTTCACTAACAACCTTGACTTTTAATTCGCTTACCAAATCAGATAGGATAGATATATGGAATAATGCATTACAGACAGTTAGTTTTTTATCCCTTAGAAAAATAACGACCGGTAATAATTTGGGGATTACCTCGCCTAACATTACCTCTATAAATCTCCCTCAATTAACTGAAGGCGATATAGAAATCTCGAATACAAGTGTGACTACTTTAAATATTCCTAATTATACGAATGGCAGACTTACTTTATTTGGTGGATCCACTTTATCATCAGTTTCATTACCAAATTATACAAGCGGTCGTGTGTATATAGGGGGCAGCGTAAATCTGACATCCTTCTCAGCACCCAATTATACTACTTCTACTGGTATGACCATTAGCAATGCAGGCTTAACATCATTATCATTACCCAACCTGAATATTTCAAATTCAGAAATTCTTATCGATGCTAATCCCAGCTTATCATCTATCAGCTTTCCGAACCTACAATATACAACTGGCACTTACTCCTCCTTAAAGATTACTAATAATACATCATTGACAACCATAAGCTTACCGAGTTTCTTAAGTGGTAATCTTTATTTCAGTGGTACATCACTGTCGACAGTAAACCTCCCTAATCTTCATACCGGAGGAATCATTAACATTACTAATTCCAGCATCCAAACATTAAATTTTCCTGCACTTACAACAGCAGCCTTTGACTTTAGGAATAATCCTCAGTTAACTTCTGTTACTATGCCAAATCTAACATCAGTATTGGGAATGACCCAGCAATTCTCAAGCAATCATTTGAGCAGTGCATCTGTAAATAGTATTTTACATCAGTTTACGTTAGTTCCTGGATTATCGGGAATGAGAATATATTTATACCAACAAAATCCATTAGCGCCACCAACCGGTCAGGGAATTACAGATAAAGCTACATTGGTAGGTGCCGGAAATTATATTTACACTGATTAA
- a CDS encoding chorismate-binding protein: MTDLFIKVKTHQGQNLPFVLFCKPDSDKVVGVFQKNDHIYFLDTFEEKGFAFASFDAEDVPFIPLEHSDVYVETVHSKNYYFEPKIQNAGSNVGKDFFEELVAKGVEAINNKQFVKVVLSRKEEVAVPDFDIQATLRKMIYQYPGAFKYCFSHPKIGTWLGATPEQFLNTNGNALKTVALAGTQLATSSKNIIWKDKEKKEQQLVTDFIVDSLEDLAKEVTISSPYSVKAGNLWHIKTDILARLKSKKSLKKIILALHPTSAVCGLPKQAAKEFILENEGYNREYYSGFLGELNIDFVTFRTLQTDLFVNLRCMKIIKNKAQLFIGCGITKHSIPVDEYIETVNKSMTMKKIIQ; the protein is encoded by the coding sequence ATGACGGATTTATTCATAAAAGTCAAAACTCACCAAGGGCAGAATCTACCGTTTGTATTGTTCTGCAAACCGGATTCTGATAAGGTTGTCGGTGTGTTTCAGAAGAACGACCATATTTACTTTTTGGACACTTTCGAGGAAAAAGGCTTTGCTTTTGCTTCGTTTGATGCTGAAGATGTGCCATTTATTCCATTGGAACATTCAGATGTGTATGTTGAAACAGTGCATAGCAAGAATTATTATTTTGAGCCTAAAATACAGAATGCAGGCAGTAATGTCGGAAAGGATTTCTTTGAGGAGTTGGTTGCAAAAGGTGTAGAAGCCATAAATAACAAACAATTTGTTAAAGTCGTCCTATCGAGAAAAGAAGAAGTAGCTGTTCCTGATTTTGACATCCAGGCAACCTTGCGTAAAATGATTTATCAGTATCCTGGTGCATTTAAATACTGTTTTTCACATCCAAAAATTGGTACGTGGCTTGGCGCAACTCCGGAACAGTTTCTGAATACCAATGGCAATGCTTTAAAAACAGTGGCACTTGCCGGAACTCAGTTGGCAACAAGTTCTAAAAATATCATTTGGAAGGACAAAGAAAAAAAAGAGCAGCAGTTGGTAACAGATTTCATCGTAGACAGTTTGGAAGATTTGGCGAAAGAAGTTACAATTTCAAGCCCTTATTCAGTTAAAGCCGGAAATTTGTGGCATATCAAAACGGATATTTTAGCCAGATTAAAATCGAAGAAATCATTAAAAAAAATCATATTGGCATTGCATCCAACTTCGGCGGTTTGCGGATTGCCAAAACAAGCGGCAAAGGAATTCATACTTGAAAATGAAGGTTATAATCGGGAATATTATTCGGGATTTTTGGGTGAGTTGAATATTGATTTCGTTACGTTCAGAACGCTGCAAACCGATTTGTTTGTCAATTTGAGATGTATGAAAATAATAAAAAACAAAGCGCAGCTATTCATTGGCTGTGGGATTACCAAACATAGTATTCCTGTGGATGAATATATTGAGACAGTCAATAAGTCAATGACGATGAAAAAGATTATTCAATAA
- a CDS encoding T9SS type A sorting domain-containing protein, translating into MTIFYFRKTFIVLIFLAASTFTYSQNNTTSSGGQANGSGGSASYSVGQVVYNMQSGSNGNIIQGVQQPFEIMVLSNPDFQPINLVFKVAPNPAAEVLYLTSDENFDLTNVNYALFDSTGKISRHTIPVNQQTQAIPMENLPQGFYILTVSKNNQVLKSFKIIKK; encoded by the coding sequence ATGACAATTTTTTATTTTCGTAAAACATTCATTGTTTTGATCTTTTTAGCCGCTTCAACTTTCACATATTCTCAAAACAACACTACATCTTCAGGAGGCCAGGCTAATGGCTCTGGAGGCTCTGCGAGTTATTCAGTCGGGCAGGTTGTCTACAATATGCAGTCAGGTTCTAATGGAAATATAATCCAGGGTGTACAGCAACCGTTTGAAATCATGGTGCTTTCCAATCCCGATTTCCAGCCAATTAATTTAGTATTTAAGGTGGCTCCAAATCCCGCTGCAGAAGTCCTTTACCTGACTTCTGACGAAAATTTCGATTTAACGAATGTTAATTATGCTTTATTTGACAGTACAGGTAAAATTTCAAGACATACAATTCCGGTAAACCAACAAACCCAAGCCATTCCTATGGAAAACCTCCCACAAGGATTCTATATTTTAACGGTTTCTAAAAATAATCAAGTCTTAAAAAGTTTTAAAATCATAAAGAAATAA